The genomic segment CCGAGGACCTCCTTCATGCATGGAACAGCTGGGAGGATGAGCTAACGTTCTTGCCCAAGTCAACCTACCTAGAGCATACCATCCTGCTGCAGACGAGGCGAGCGTCATACATGAACTGCACGTGTTCTCGGATGCTTCAGACCAAGCCTACGGCTCAGTGACATACTTGAGAACCAGCGATCGTCAAGGCCAAGTCCATCTGTCCTTCATCCTTGCCCGCTCAAGAGTTGCCCATATACGTTGCCTCTCCATTCCCAGACTGGAACTGTGCGGAGCCGTCACAGGAGCCCAActagctaagctcgtcgagaaggaGCTCACACTGAAGATTGCCCAGACTGTCCTGTGGACTGACTCCTCAACAGTTCTGACGTGGCTGTAGTCCGAATCCTGACGCTTCAAGATCTTCGTTGGCATGAGAGTGGCGGAGATACAAGAACTCACCAGCCCTGACTCCTGGCGCTACGTAAATTCAGAGAGAAATCCCGCAGATGACATCACAAGAGGTAAGCAACTGTATGACCTTGTGAAGCCCAACAGGTGGAGCCAAGAGGCCGCATTCCTTCTCCAACCTCCTGAAGAATGGCCAGTCAGACCCAGCACTGACCCCGCAGATGACGCCTCTGAACTGAGAAAGTCCGTCTTTTGTGGTGTTACCAAAGTCACGGCCAATGCAGCAGATACCCAGCAGCATGACACTTGGCAAGACCTGCTGCATGCTACAATCCAGGAGCTGCACGGGGCGGCAGATCAGAGCAGAAAACCCACCGCTGAAGATTACCGTAAAGCAGAGATCCTTATCTTCAAGTGATCCCAGCGTGAGAGCTTCCCCGACGAGCTGAGACACTTGACAGCTGGTAGCCCTGTCCCGTTGAACACTAGATTGCTCACCTTGTCCCCCGAGATGGACCAAGAGGAGCTCATTTGCGTCGGAGGTCGGCTCCGCCATGCTGAAGATCTTAACCAAACAGCGGTACACCCCATAGTGTTGGACcggagccaaccccctatacagtcctcaggctccccaacatttCTTGTGACAACACTAGCTGGAACCTATGCCAGATGACtacggcgggggacaccctcaaCCAATCGCAGGcacacataaacaaataaccataCACACTTCAATCACACCTATgtgcaatttggagtggtcaattggCGTACCATGAATGTCTTGGGATtgccggaggaaacccacgtaGACACGGGGAAAACCTGCaaaccacacaggaaggccagagccgGATTCAAATCCACAACCTCCGCTCTATGAGGCAGATTCAAGATTgaagaatttttattcgccatgtttgggcgtgccaaacaaggaatttgacttcagtacatcacagcctctgttcaacatttaggtgactaacaacactcaggacgtgtgaaaaatgacaaatattctcagacATGTGCTATTTAGTCCATCACCTTGCCACCCTTTTTGATgattagtttttatttatttacaaaaataCCTATTGGTAGGTAACTATTGAGGACCATTGACAGGTAATTGGAGGGAATGATTCTATATTTATTTACAGCTCCACACTATATATAAAATCAAGAGCAATCCCATTTTGgagttaattaatttttttgggtttttgatTCTTCCAAAGGACTATAGCAGTGAAGGCCCCTGTGGAGGAGAAAGATACGGCATTCATTAATTTATTCtaagtttttaaataaaaaaatgacactgAAATTATTTTATCATATGAGAAAGTGAATGAGGCGTGTGGCAATATGCAGTGGGGAGATTTAGCACCAGGCTTACCAATACAAAGGAGCAGTAGTACAGCTGCGATACCAGGCAGAATGACTGAGTATTCCCGTGGTAGAAAGTACTTGTGTAGCACATGATCAGTGTCCATGAAAGGCTGGGAAGTGGCAAGATACAAAACATTTAATTTGAAAACCTGAGACGAATCACAGACAACACATTTGAGTTGAGACAACAAATTAGAGCTAGCAGGCAGGTAACAAGGAGAACTAGTCAGACCACGATTATGCCACCAATTTATCTATGGAGGGAGCTTCTTTAGCTTGGAAGCTAATAATCTGTTTTAGAGCTTGTTTTGCTAGCGTCATGCTAGACGGGAttaaaatattttgagataaAGTTGCTCAAAATGAAACTATTTATACATTGCGTTATTTATCCCATTGCGTCCATTGAAACTCACAATTTAGATCCGTTGTCACGAGGGAAATGGAACACTAAACTATTACAGATACAAATCGTTAATCACACATTCTGAGAGTTGTTTTAGGACATACACAGCTTTCGTTGAAGTAGAATTTAAGCATCCCAACGTACCAGAACAATGACCCAGATAGAATAGTAAGTAAATAGCATGAGGCTGAAGACGATAAGACTCATGCCTGCTGCTTGATCCACTCCAGTAGCCTGGGAacaaagtaaaaaagaaaaaaaactgactcATTAATGGTTTAGCAGTGTATTTGTCTGACTTCAGTAAAGGCAGCTTGGTGTGAATATAGGAGTGGATGGTTGTGACTATAAATGTGCGCTGCAACAGACGGTGAGCAATTTAGGGTGTGCTTTGCATTTTGCTCAGAGTCAGCAAGTATATGTGACCTTGAACAGGATAGTACCAGTTACAAGAACTTAGTAAAAGTAAAACCATGGGTCCATGAACAACATTATATGCAAAATATGTGGTATGAATGCTGCTGGAAACCCAAATTTCCTCCCGCAGATCAATAAAGTTTCCGTCCGCCCACCtgtccatctatctatccatccatctaactaatcaaaaaattatatatacttTTAACTGAAAGAATGGGGGACATAGGCAacatacaaaattgaaaatcttGGATAAATTGAGAGGGAAAAGGAACTATTTTTTGTAAACAAATGTACTAactggattcggttgaagttgggaaattgtgtaaaatgtaaataaaaacataatacaatgatttgaaaatccctttcaacctatattcgattgaatacactacaaagacaacatatttaatgctcaaactcataaacttttGGGAGTGTTGCTactattatttttcaaataataattaacttagaatttccagctgcaacccgtgcagtagaagttggaaAGTGCATGTTTACTACTTCGTTACATTACCTTTACTTTtaataccagctcagtggcctagtagtaagtagagtgtccgccctgagactggaaggttgtgggttcaaaccccggcctggtcataccaaagactataaaaatgggacccattgcctccctgcttggcactcagcattaagggttggaattggggggttagatcaccaaatgattcccgagcgcggcaccgctgctgctcactgctcccctctcccccaggggatggattaaaatcaaatggggatgggttaaatgcagaggacaaatttcaccacacccagatgtgtgtgtgacgatgatcattgggactttaataacactcaaacgttttggaagagaggagactaattctcttagcttctcatgtggaattctttcccattcttgcttgatgaaccgcttcagtccGGGGttttccctgtcgtattttacatttcataatgcgccacacattttcaatgggagacaggtctggactgcaagcgggccaggggagaacctagactcttttacttcgaagtCTATATTTTAGCAGAAAAATCCTCAACTCTTTaattatgtatgtgtgtgtgtgtgtgtgtgtatatatatatatatatatatatatatatatatatatatatatatatatatatatatatatatatatatatatatatatatagaaggcggctcggtggcgcactgggtagcacgtccgcctcacagttaggagggtgcgggttcgattccacctccggccctccctgtgcggagtttgcatgttctccccgagcccgcgtgggttttctccgggcactccggtttcctcccacatcccaaaaacatgcttggtaggccgattgatcactccaaattgtccctaggtgtgagtgcgagtgcgaatggttgtttgtctctgtgtgccctgcgattggctggcaaccggttcagggtgtcccccgcctactgcccgatgacggctgggataggctccagcacgcccgcgacccccgtggggactaagcggttcagaaaatggatggatggatatatatatatatatatatatatatatatatatatatatatatatatatatatatatatatatatatatatatatatatatatatgtgtatatatacacgcacacgcacacgcacacacacacacacacacacacacacacacacacacacacacacacacacacacacagatggcaaGAATGTAGTTTGCATTACAATATCTGCAAAATAATCAATATACTTTCAGATAGTTTCGGCCGTCAATATGAATATACTGGAGCACTTGCATCTACTGTTATTTAGGACATTTTTAAAAGAAATGTTTCATAATTAAAACACTGCAACACATTATACGTCATGTTTGGATGTTACTAATCAAGTTATGATGACCAAATGTAATGTTTTACATTTCGACACAAAATCTACTacaaaagaaatcaagaaaaatAACTATACATTTCTGGGACATTTTGAGTTAGTCTCAAATATATTTTCCGGCTGATCGTTGGGTCTTAATTTAAAAATAGTGCCTAATTCAACTCATCCCATGAGATGTAGCATACGTGAGCACAAGATCAAAACCAGTGCACCAAGAGTCCCTGTTTCAGACTACCCGAAAACTGTTCCATTTACTAcagtaaaaacaaatttatgatTATGTGAGACCCAAAAAACGTTGCATCTTTATTCCTTCATGTTAAATTCCGTCGTCTTACCATTTTTCTGACGGACAATATATGCGGACGCTTCCTGGTTGTCTTCTTCTTTGTAAATGCGGCTGCTGAGACGTGGTTGCTAATAGCTGCTGTCCCCTCTTGGTCAATATGCAAAACGTCTACAAAGTACAGGACAGTGCTGCAGTACAATACAATATGGGAACAAGATGAGACTTCCACAAACATTATAAAACATATACCATTGTATTGTTTGTCtcgcggcggctcggtggtgcactgggtagcacgtccgcctcacagttaggagggtgcgggttcgattccacctccggccctccctgtgtggagtttgcatgttctccccgggcccgcgtgggttttctccgggcactctggtttcctcccacattccaaaaacatgtttggtaggccgattgaagactccaaattgtccctaggtgtgagtgtgagtgcgattggttgtctgtctctgtgtgccctgcgattggctggcaaccggttcagggtgtcccccgcctactgcccgatgacggctgggataggctccagcacgcccgcgacccccgtggggactaagcggttcagaaaatggatggatggatggatggatggatgtatgttTGTCTCGCATTCGAAACCTTAATTTTCAGTCGATCTCAAAAGTTTTTAAACGTATAAATGTGGGCTGAATTTTCAGTCGATCTCAAAAGTTTTTAAACGTATAAATGTGGGCTGAATTTTCAGATTTGGCGACATGCTGACCCAAATACCTGCCTTAataggttttattttttatataggtTTTATAGGttttccagcacgcccgcgacccccgtggggactaagcggttcagaaaatggatggatggatggatggatggatgtttgtctCGCATTCGAAACCTTAATTTTCAGTCGATCTCAAAAGTTTTTAAACGTATAAATGTGGGCTGAATTTTCAGTCGATCTCAAAAGTTTTTAAACGTATAAATGTGGGCTGAATTTTCAGATTTGGCGACATGCTGACCCAAATACCTGCCTTAATAGGTTTTATTTTGCTTGGTGTTTGTTCCCCACATCCTGTCCTCCACCACCCTTTTCccatcaataaaccctggtccaagttgcatttggtcgccctgttgCATTCCGTACGTGACATTGCCTTTTTTCTAATCTCCCTGTGGGTTATGTACTTCCTGTACGTTTTAACAGATCATCAGCAAGCCAAACTCATGTATAAAACACTTGAGCCAGAGTTCAGAGCGTCTTGCTCCTTTTATTTCCAGTGTAAAACACAACGATTAAAACTGCAaatgaaacaacaaaaacacttaGTTTCTTCCACAGTATTGTTCTTATAAACAGTAATAAAGTTATCCAACACAACGATTATAATATACAGCCACTGCTTCCGTGAGCATGAGAGGATAAAAATCCGCCTGTATGGCGCGAGTAAGCCTAACCGTAAGCTCTCAAACTCATGAGTTGTTAAGTCGCTTTAACGAAAATATGCGCAACTTccggtgcatttcaaaataatgTTTGGCTTCCGAACGACAAATAACCACTTGTGTATGTTTCCTTACACAGAAAACACTTCCCAGCATAACGCACACACTCAACAAATAAGTTTTAAGTACACCTACCTTTctaacatcaagaaaaaaattctgaGGGTAGAACAACCTTCATATCTTGTAATTTGTATAAAATGATTGATGATAAAAGAGACTGGTCTTTAATTAAAATTCAATCATGCACAAATAGGGTCACAACCAACAACATTACATCATTGATGTTATTTCCCAATGTCATTTTACCCCAATGAAACCTTTAATGGTTGCGAAAAAGTAAATCATATTACAGGGGTATAAACAGCCAAGTGCAGAGGAAAGCGAATATCAGAAGAGAGAATTAAAGAAGACAAAAGTTTTCCCTCAgattataaatattgaaatcatTATTTGTCTTTCCATCTCAATTgacagggagggagagagagagagagagagagagagagagagagagagagagagagagagagagagagagagagagagagagagagagagagagagagagagagagagagagagagagagagagagagagcagcttGCTGGTCTGAAAATACAAGAGATAATTCTCTAATGGAATGTATTCATATTCCAAATTTCTAATGGCTACAGAAGTCCGTTGTACAATAATTAATAGTTGAAGTACATAAATGCCTCTGTAGTGTTTTTCTCTCATTTGTTTTTCTAACAAATCCTTAGCAGTATCTAATTAAAGTCTATTGCTGATCATATTTCCCCCATTAGAAGCAAGCCAAACACTTACAGACAGAATTGTATATGCATGGCCTGCATGCATGGGATGTACTGTATTACACACGCATACTGACATACACTAACACAGCAATACTGTCAGCAAACACAAATGTGTCCAGTGGAGGGAGGGTCCATTGTTTACACTGACAGTCTTGGCACATTGAAGGCTTTGTGGTGTCCCAGCTATGGGACAGGCGTTACTGTAGCTCCATACACAATTTGACAAGAGCATAATTTTCACAAACagttcaaaaacaaaatggatttCCTTGTTACATAATCAATGAGTAGCATCCCCCAACATATCGCGTCACTCAGACTCAAACTGTCAAGAGATGAAAGTGCAATGTAAATTCAAGTTGAGTTTGTTGTGAAATTACTGTAGTCatgagaaaaaaattaaaatgtgtaCACAAATACTATGCGCAAGCCATCGAAAATAGGAGTGGTTTTATGTATAAATTGCACTGAAATGGGGCACAAATTCATTGCCGTCTTATTGTTCTGATGAGCCTCGACACCTCTCATTTTCCCTAGTTCAGTGCAAGACAACCTCAACCAAAAATAGTGGACACCTCGCAGAATGCAAGTGAGTTCTATTAGTGTTTATCATGTATATTATATTAAAGTGACTAACGTTGAAATGATAGAGGAGCAGTTTGTCTCGTCTTTACTCTAGATGGCCTTGTCAAGCTACAATTTACATTACATTGACTAGAAATGCATTGTCAATGTTGAGATCACAAGTCGTTTTGTACGTGAACACACATTTGAACATTAAACAAAATTGTGACCTGTGAACCATTTAGTAATTTGCTggtttcatttaaaaataatgaaaatataaCGTTAAGAGAGCATTTAGATATAGTACAGAGATACATAGTATGGCCCGCCATATGATCCTttgaaaaaaagacatttgaataaaagaaaagaacACGTTTGCCATTTATCCTGTAATGTGCATTGCCTTTAAGAGGTTCTAACAATTCTCTTAGATGTGTGCAAAATTGGAGCACGGATGACGTAACAATATAGAACCGAACAGGAGCTTTGAGGCCAGTTGTATGGACATTACTACCTACAACATACTACCTAATCTTGCCTGATTTGCTATCTGCTTTTAGTTCCTTATATAGGATTCATTTGATCTGTTTTTTAAATAGGCTCAGTGTTAAAATTATGTATCGCAAATTATTGGACATATAAATCGTAGGTGTGTATAAACTCCTAGAAGTCTGAAAAAGCATAAGTCATCATTTTGTCAGTGTTCTACTAAGTGAAAAGTTCAAGTAATTTGTTGATTTCGATGTCATTTAAAACAAATTAATGAAGAAATTATAACTGATTTACCCTAAATTAGcttaaataaaatgtgtttaacTATTGTACAGCCTTGAAAGCTTGTTATATTTGATTTGAGTTAAATTTGCATAGTGTTAAATAAATAGTCTAttcaaaagaaaaattaaattGCTATAAATGTTTCACAATCAAGGATACTGTAACTCTTTGACATTCAACAAGGCTCATCAGGCTCTTGTACTTAATAACCTTTCTTTATGTAATTATATTTACACTGCTTGTCCTTATTGGGGACGTGCTAACCAAGACATCACTATGCTGTTGTATATCATACgtagctgttgttgtttttttttttttttttttaaattcaggcttgggacatggaatcgaACCAACCTGCACCTTCGCCAAGAATGGCAGCGGCACGTACCACTACAGATTTGCACATACAGTACTTGTACACAGTCACATATAATCTGATGCTTGAGAATCCTGATTCATCATGCTGCAGACGTGATGTTGCATCCTTCAATGCGTCGCAATTACCACAGCTTCAAAGACACCAGGTGTTACTCTGAAGGCACACATGAAGAAAATATTGtacattttttattaaatagTGGGTCATTTTTGGTGAGATATGAGGGAAAAACAGACAACAGTGTACCTGTTGGAGAGTTGTGCCCCACTGAGTGTTGTTGTCCCGTCTTTGCTGACAAACAATTGCAAGTTGCTGTCTGGAAGGGAGCGTGTTATTTTTACTCATGATTGCATTTTACAGCAATGAATTTATAAGCACTGCAACCAAAATTGCAAAGATTACACATTATCTCAGGAAGtaacacaaaaacaacactAAAGGTATTCATTCAAGGTCCTATTAGAGTAAATTTCAATCCCAGAAAGAGCAAGAGCCCAAACCTTCATTGTTGCTTTTGTCTGAAAAATTCTGACTACGAACAATCTTTTCCACTATGTCATCAGCATCAATGCGGGTATCATCCACACAGCTATGCTGCTTCTCCATCATGTCATTCTTCCTTCTGTGCAACACAACAAATAGAAGTTTTATATCTTAACACTTTGAATTGGCATAGACAGTTGATGTATGAGTCAAAGCTCATTATACAGTGGTAATGTCCTGAAATTTTGGATGGCTTAAAAAAACACTCAGAAATTCAAATTATCATCATTTTGAATGTCATCACATATCATGCAGGGTAACTTCAGTGGACATCCTGTTTTtgttcagtttttgttttttccccgaCTCGAGACGATAGTGACAAGAAGAATTT from the Syngnathus scovelli strain Florida chromosome 13, RoL_Ssco_1.2, whole genome shotgun sequence genome contains:
- the dpm2 gene encoding dolichol phosphate-mannose biosynthesis regulatory protein isoform X1; translation: MATGVDQAAGMSLIVFSLMLFTYYSIWVIVLPFMDTDHVLHKYFLPREYSVILPGIAAVLLLLCIGAFTAIVLWKNQKPKKIN
- the dpm2 gene encoding dolichol phosphate-mannose biosynthesis regulatory protein isoform X2, whose product is MATGVDQAAGMSLIVFSLMLFTYYSIWVIVLPFMDTDHVLHKYFLPREYSVILPGIAAVLLLLCIGAFTAIVLWKNQKPKKIN